A stretch of Anoplolepis gracilipes chromosome 12, ASM4749672v1, whole genome shotgun sequence DNA encodes these proteins:
- the LOC140671653 gene encoding modular serine protease-like: MRITKQVSALLTIVYVYIGSGYAQRNECGLERFQCRNGECIAGELLCDGKANCKDSSDETRAECMKPEILCPDYAFRCQYGACVNGDSVCNGIQDCLDNSDETLSQCTTSQNNNNRNENNNQIRCRSNQFPCDNGQCINSIDVCDGRKDCADGSDETFARCGSLTCPPTVFRCAYGACIDGDLRCNGVVNCADGSDEDPGLCGGNGWPSPLPTVQPTTSTTTTRSPTPGSSVTPGGRRTCKAPPQPQNGYWKLHRSQCPNIERDCDISEGTDLGLGSYLIYSCNSGYKIKGSTDVSCSLSGWLNIPVCEEIRCKGLSSASISTECTYNNEWVSCDSPVLPGTAAKLSCRNSYQPESSLLSRLRDFVRCNANGQWEPEPIRCVPVCGIPPPNVTPLIYGGTSPNITEFPWHASMYQDIPGEPKKYFCGATIIQENLLITAAHCVYEEDTRRVINPKKIYIVTGNLFREYDSPFHNPLLVKKNQVKHIYILCNYLGLLGNYILDIAILELVQPFVLSSTLVPACIDLYSDRNVLEAGAEGKVAGFGRTALGEASGILQALRVPYIPYNQCKSAAQDANTQQYLTTDKFCAGYTNGSSVCDGDSGGGLVFKSDDLWYLRGIVSVSLGTILHGESARCDNNLYSLYTQLSKHIDWIQNVIAHLEHNQPYTLCTIKS; this comes from the exons ATGCGGATTACCAAACAGGTTTCTGCGCTGCTAACAATTGTTTATG TGTATATTGGTTCCGGGTATGCACAAAGAAATGAGTGCGG GCTAGAGAGATTTCAATGTCGCAATGGAGAGTGCATAGCAGGCGAATTGTTATGCGATGGTAAAGCGAACTGTAAGGATTCGTCCGACGAAACACGGGCAGAATGTATGAAACCAGAGATTCTGTGTCCTGACTATGCCTTTCGCTGCCAATACGGTGCGTGCGTAAACGGGGACAGCGTCTGCAACGGCATCCAGGATTGTCTCGACAATAGCGACGAAACGCTCTCCCAGTGCACAACGAgtcagaataataataatcgaaatgAAAACAATAATCAAATAAGATGCAGGAGCAATCAATTTCCGTGCGATAACGGGCAATGCATTAATAGTATCGATGTGTGTGATGGGAGAAAAGACTGCGCGGACGGCTCTGATGAGACATTCGCGAGATGCGGGTCATTGac TTGTCCGCCGACTGTTTTCCGTTGCGCTTATGGAGCTTGCATCGACGGTGATTTACGATGTAACGGAGTAGTCAATTGCGCCGATGGATCGGATGAGGATCCAGGTTTATGTGGTGGAAACGGATGGCCGTCGCCGTTACCGACAGTACAACCAACAACTTCTACAACAACAACACGATCACCAACTCCAGGTTCTTCTGTGACACCTGGCGGCAGAAGAACTTGCAAAGCTCCACCGCAACCACAAAACGGTTACTGGAAGTTGCATCGATCGCAATGTCCAAACATTGAACGAGATTGTGACATTTCGGAAGGAACGGACTTGGGACTAggatcatatttaatttattcttgtaattcaggatataaaataaaaggttCTACTGATGTAAGTTGCAGTTTATCAGGATGGCTTAATATACCAGTTTGTGAAg aaatacgCTGCAAAGGTTTGAGTTCAGCATCAATTAGTACTGAGTGTACATACAACAATGAATGGGTGTCTTGTGATTCTCCAGTTCTACCTGGCACAGCGGCGAAATTGTCCTGTAGAAACAGTTATCAACCTGAAAGCAGTCTACTTTCAAGACTAAGAGATTTTGTGAGATGTAATGCGAATGGTCAATGGGAACCAGAACCTATACGATGCGTTCCAG tATGCGGTATACCGCCTCCCAATGTTACACCGCTCATTTACGGCGGTACTTCACCTAATATCACGGAATTTCCATGGCATGCCTCAATGTATCAAGATATACCAGGCGAGCCAAAGAAATACTTCTGCGGAGCAACTATCATTCAAGAGAATCTCTTGATAACAGCAGCTCATTGCGTATATGAGGAAGATACTAGGCGAGTGATTAATCCCAAGAAGATTTATATAGTAACGGGAAACCTCTTCCGCGAGTACGATTCTCCCTTTCACAATCCACTCCTTGTTAAAAAGAATCAG GTGAAACATATTTACATTCTATGTAATTATCTAGGACTTTTAGGAAATTATATCTTGGATATTGCGATATTAGAGCTCGTCCAACCATTCGTATTGTCATCTACGTTAGTTCCCGCATGTATAGATCTTTACAGCGATAGAAATGTGCTGGAAGCAGGCGCAGAAGGTAAAGTGGCAGGATTTGGTAGAACGGCATTGGGTGAAGCCAGTGGAATCTTACAAGCATTGAGAGTACCATACATTCCATACAATCAATGTAAATCTGCAGCCCAAGATGCCAATACGCAACAATATCTTACTACTGATAAGTTTTGTGCAGGCTATACGAATG GTTCTTCTGTTTGTGATGGCGACAGTGGCGGTGGATTAGTTTTTAAGAGTGATGATCTGTGGTATCTCAGAGGTATTGTTAGCGTTTCCCTCGGCACGATACTACATGGCGAAAGTGCTCGTTGTGACAATAATTTGTATTCCTTATATACACAACTATCCAAGCATATTGATTGGATACAAAATGTGATTGCTCATTTAGAACATAATCAGCCATATACATTATGTACAATTAAgtcttga
- the Pus1 gene encoding pseudouridylate synthase 1 homolog yields the protein MLYKTKYCLLNNSALRWLKFQIENICHRTMSTTMDPIVQSDINTMHGEKRPMLDGNESEAKIQKTETETMQRIKRKNHAMLLGYLGKDYYGMQRNPGMKTIEEDLLTALLKADLITTEHFENIRSINFQRAARTDKGVSAIRQIVSLKLPENPDKTVINKFLPDVIRVFGIKRVTKGFNSKNQCDARTYRYIIPTFAFVPEDPTLLKVGEEVNEEERIKQLSTIEGKPYTDYRLSPESLDRLNSILKFMEGTHNFHNFTSKVKSLDPRAQRYIIKFHCVETFISDGMEFAILEIKGQSFMLHQIRKMVAVVVAVARNIIPEETINKAFKTMEKMDIPIVPGLGLCLCHVHYDHYGKRYGADGLHETLDWKECEEEVEKFQKEYILKHMIDTEIAEQTTLKWVAVLPYYSFNNREEFLVEDDEKQEVDNNM from the exons ATGTTGTACAAGACAAAATATTGCCTCTTAAATAATTCTGCACTTCGCTGGTTAAAGTTTCAGATAG AAAACATTTGTCACAGAACTATGTCAACTACAATGGATCCTATAGTTCAGTCTGATATAAATACCATGCATGGAGAGAAAAGACCAATGTTAGATGGCAATGAGAGTGAAGCTAAAATACAAAAGACAGAAACAGAGACAATGCAAAGGATTAAGAGGAAAAATCATGCTATGTTATTAGGTTATCTTGGTAAAGATTATTATGGCATGCAAAGAAATCCTGGTATGAAAACTATTGAGGAAGATTTGCTTACTGCCTTATTGAAGGCAGACTTAATAACTACAGAACATTTTGAGAATATACGTTCAATCAACTTTCAAAGAGCTGCACGTACCGACAAAGGAGTATCAGCAATTAGGCAAATTGTTTCACTGAAGCTgc caGAAAATCCTGACAAgacagtaataaataaatttctacctGATGTAATCAGAGTATTTGGAATAAAACGAGTGACAAAAGGTTTTAACAGCAAAAATCAGTGTGATGCACGTACCTATAGATACATCATTCCTACTTTTGCATTTGTACCGGAGGATCCAACATTGTTAAAAGTTGGAGAAGAAGTTAATGAAGAAGAGAGAATCAAACAGTTATCAACTATTGAGGGCAAGCCATATACTGACTATAGATTATCTCCAGAATCTTTAGATAGATTAAACTCAATTTTGAAGTTTATGGAAGGCACacacaattttcataatttcacATCTAAAGT aaaatcATTAGACCCACGGGCACAACGTTACATAATCAAGTTCCATTGTGTGGAAACGTTTATTTCGGATGGTATGGAATTCgcaatattagaaattaaaggACAAAGTTTTATGCTACATCAAATTCGAAAAATGGTCGCAGTTGTAGTCGCAGTTGCGAGAAATATTATACCCGAAGAAACAATTAACAAAGCATTTAAGACAATGGAAAAAATGGATATACCAATTGTACCCGGCTTAGGATTATGTCTATGTCAT GTACACTATGATCATTATGGTAAGAGATATGGTGCAGATGGTCTTCATGAAACTTTGGACTGGAAAGAGTGTGAAGAAGAAGTCGAAAAGTTTCAGaaggaatatattttaaaacatatgatAGATACCGAGATTGCAGAACAAAC aacaTTGAAATGGGTAGCAGTCCTTCCCTACTATTCATTTAATAACAGAGAAGAATTTCTTGTGGAAGATGATGAGAAACAAGAAGTGGacaataatatgtaa
- the Mrpl45 gene encoding large ribosomal subunit protein mL45 produces the protein MLSKYVSSVFTYGKFMQNKLSLLGTISCPNEYIQGRHISNKHWNPKWKKLRREKVIKIKLPTFDDNNDDPTKMEKEETRSRMKEFGFIPQKTWQERPTFITSTPAIFESYVAPEGDGKYSAITKEGAKQKFTFLEKKGKSVMAIRKIKSFDDTFKTSFFVEEATDIYMKAHEALAAKDETKLIQYVTETAYPKITHNLMDKTLHWKFLESLEPARVVHARTTDVITKENVFAQLTVRFHTQQILAVYDRFGRLIQGSEILRKDVLEYIVFEKHLANEYGTWRIHGKIIPSWMTLTDISEGTYVLKEPKEKDDSVPTKPHPVEATLVEDTKDAPKNVTNAQSL, from the exons atgttatcaaaatatgtGAGCTCGGTATTTACTTATGGCAAATTTATGCAG aaCAAACTATCATTGCTTGGTACTATCAGTTGTCCTAATGAGTATATACAAGGCAGGCATATTAGTAATAAACACTGGAATccaaaatggaaaaaattaagaagagaaaaagttattaaaataaagcttCCAACAtttgatgataataatgacgATCCTACTAAAATGGAAAAGGAGGAAACACGATCGCGTATGAAAGAATTTGGTTTTATACCACAAAAAACTTGGCAGGAAAGACCAACATTCATCACCTCTACCCCTGCAATTTTTGAATCTTATGTTGCTCCTGAAGGAGATGGCAAATATTCTGCCATTACCAAAGAG GGagcaaaacaaaaatttacatttttagagaaaaaggGCAAATCTGTAATGGccattagaaaaattaaatcgttTGATGACACATTTAAAACATCATTTTTTGTAGAAGAAGCTacagatatttatatgaaGGCACATGAAGCTTTAGCTGC aaaagacgaaacaaaattaatacaatacgTTACAGAAACAGCATATCCt aaaataacacacaaCTTAATGGATAAAACTTTACACTGGAAGTTTTTAGAATCTTTGGAACCAGCTCGTGTTGTGCACGCGAGAACTACAGATGTGATAACAAAGGAGAATGTTTTTGCACAACTTACTGTTCGATTTCATACACAACAG ATATTAGCAGTTTATGATAGGTTTGGCCGCTTAATACAAGGAAGTGAGATTTTAAGAAAAGATGTATTAGAATACATAGTATTTGAAAAACATTTAGCTAATGAATATGGCACTTGGCGAATTCATGGTAAAATTATACCATCTTGGATGACTTTGACAGACATATCAGAAGGCACATATGTTTTGAAAGAgccaaaagaaaaagatgattCTGTACCCACTAAGCCTCATCCTGTGGAAGCTACCTTAGTAGAAGATACAAAGGATGCGCCAAAGAATGTGACAAATGCACAATCTTTGtga